In Pongo abelii isolate AG06213 chromosome X, NHGRI_mPonAbe1-v2.0_pri, whole genome shotgun sequence, one DNA window encodes the following:
- the LOC100442162 gene encoding small ribosomal subunit protein uS2B-like: MNFKKLAKIADCFTPGTFTNQIQAAFWEPRLVVTDPRADHQPLTEASYVNLLTIALCNTDSPLRYVDIAIPCNNKGAHSVGLMWWMLAQEVLCMRGAISREHPWEVMPDLYFYRDPEEIEKEEQAAAEKAVTKEEFQGEWTAPAPEFTATQPEPATEAWSAAPTTQATEWVGATTEWS; the protein is encoded by the coding sequence atgaattttaaaaaattggcaaaaattgCTGACTGCTTCACTCCTGGAACCTTCACTAACCAGATCCAGGCAGCCTTCTGGGAGCCACGGCTTGTGGTTACTGACCCCAGGGCTGACCACCAGCCTCTCACGGAGGCATCTTATGTTAACCTACTTACCATTGCTCTGTGTAACACAGATTCTCCTCTGCGCTATGTGGACATTGCCATCCCATGCAACAACAAGGGAGCTCACTCAGTGGGTTTGATGTGGTGGATGCTGGCTCAGGAAGTTCTGTGCATGCGTGGCGCCATTTCCCGTGAACACCCTTGGGAGGTCATGCCTGATCTCTACTTCTACAGAGATCCTGAAGagattgaaaaagaagagcaggctGCTGCTGAAAAGGCAGTGACCAAGGAGGAATTTCAGGGTGAATGGACTGCTCCAGCTCCTGAGTTCACTGCTACTCAGCCTGAGCCTGCCACGGAAGCCTGGTCTGCAGCTCCAACTACTCAGGCCACTGAATGGGTAGGAGCAACCACTGAATGGTCTTAA